The DNA region GGACAGGGCGAGCAGCGCGGCCACGACGGTCAGCAGGGCGGCTTTCCTGGAACGGGGCACGGTCGCGGCCCTTTCGTTGTGCGGGGAGGGGGGTGGGTCCGGGAGGGAGCGGGAGTCGTCGGCGGAGCGGGGGCCGGTGGCGGCGGGCGCGGGACCGGCCGGGTCGGCCGGGTCGGCCGGGTCGGTCGACGGGACGGGGGGTGTCACGACGCCACCCGCCCCTGCTCCCGGTACCAGCTCGCCTCGTCGCTCAGGGTCTGGGCCAACGGGCGGAAGGTGACGCCGAGTTCCTTCTGCGCCCGGGCGGAGGAGAGCCGGGTCCGGGTGCCGTCGAGCAGCACCCGGACCCCCTCCCGCGTGGCCACCGGCGGTCGGCCGCGCAGCTTGGCGCCGTACTCCAGCGCGGTCGCGAAGGCGAGCGCCGCCCCGGCCGGGATCTGCCGGGGCGGGGTGGCACCGGTGGCGGCGGCGATGCCGGTGACGAGGTCGTGCAGGCCGTACCAGGAGCCGGCCACGACGTAGCGCCGCAGTCCGATGCCGTGGGTCAGGGCGCGGACGCAGGCCGCGGCGACGTCGCGGGCGTCCACGACGTGGTTCCCGGCCCGGGGGACGGCGCGCAGTTCGCCCTGCGCGACGGCGAGGAAGAGCCGGCCGGCCGAGGTGGGTCCGGCGTCGCCCGGGCCCCACATCCAGCCGGGCAGCACCAGGGGGACGGTGAGCTGCTCGCGGGCGCAGAACTCGGCGATGGCCTGTTCGGCGCGGACCTTGCTGGCCCGGTACCCGTTGCGCTGCCAGTCGGCGGGCGGCGGGGTGTTCTCGTCGGCGGGGAACTCGGTGCTGCCCCGGCCGATGGTGTTGATCGAGCTGGTGTGGACGACCCGGCGCACCCCGGCGTCGACGGCCTCGCGGAGCAGCGTGGCGACCGCGTCGACGTTGACGGCGTGCAGCCGGCCCAGGTCGGGCTGCGGCTGGTAGTACTCCCGGAAGTAGGCGGCGGTGTGGACGATTCCGCTCGCGCCGGGCAGCGCCCGGCGGTAGTCGGCGGGGTCGGTGATGTCGCCGGCCAGCACGGAGAGCCGTTCGTCGGCGGGCAGCAGCCGTCCGGCCTTGTCCCGGTCCCGGACCAGGGCGGTCACCTCGTGGCCGGCGGCGAGCAGGGCGCGGACCACGGCGCCGCCGAGCAGTCCGGTGGCGCCGGTGACCACGATGCGGCCCGGCGGGGTGCGGACGTCGGTCATCAGGACTCCTTCGCGGTGAGGACGGCGCCGGACCCGGTGTCGGGGCCGGGCGGGGCGGCGGGATCGGATGCGGCGGCGTGATCGGGATCGGTGGCGGGATCGGATGCGGCGCCGGGTGCCGCCCCGGCGGGACCGGCCGCACCGGCGGCGGTCTCCGGGGCGAGCGGCTCCTCGCGCAGCCCGAACCGCTCCTGGAACCGCTTCAGCGGCGCCGGCGCCCACCAGGTGGCGTGGCCGCCGAGGGCCATCACCGCGGGGACGAGCAGGCAGCGCACCACGGTCGCGTCGACGAGCACGGCGAGCGCCACACCGAGGCCGAGCATCTTGGTGTTGGTGATCCGGCTGGTGCCGATCGCCACCAGCACCACCGAGAGGATCAGCGCCGCGGCGGTGATCAGCCCGCCGGTGTGCTGGATGCCGTCGGCGACGGCCTTGCGCGGGTCGCGCCCGCGCCCGTACTCCTCCTTGACCCGGGAGAGCAGGAAGACGCCGTAGTCCATCGAGAGGCCGAAGGCGACGCAGAACATCAGCACCGGCAGGGTGGTCTCGACCGCGCCGGTCGGGGTGAAGCCGAGCAGTCCGGAGAGGTGGCCGTCCTGGAAGACCCAGACGACGACGCCGAACATCGCGGTCAGGCTGAGCGCGTTCAGCAGCACCGCCTGGAGCGGGATCAGCAGGCTGCCGGTGAGCAGGAAGACCAGCACCAGGGTGGCCACCGCGATCAGCGCGCCGGCCGGCAGCAGCCGCACCGCGATGGCGTGCTTGCTGTCCACCAGGGTGGCCGCCTGGCCGCCGACCGAGGGCCGGAGCGCCGGGAAGTCGGCGCCGGCCCGGCGGATCTCGCCGACCAGGTCCTGGTTGGCCTGGGAGACGTCGCCGCGGTCGGAGACGGGCACCACCGAGAGGTGGCCGAGGCCGTCGGCGGAGCGGAGGCTGTCGGCCGGGCCCGCGTCGCCGGAGGTGACGCCCCGCTCGTAGCCGCCGATCGGGGTGGAGACCTCGGTGACGCCGGGCAGGCCGGAGAGCCGGGCGGCGAAGCGGGCGAGCGCGTCGCGCTCCGGGCCGGGGATGGTGCCGTTGCCGGCGGCGCCGGTGTGCACCACCACGTCGATGACGCCGGTGGCGCTGGCGGTGAAGCCGTCCCGGATGGACTGCTGGACCACCCGGGACTCGGAGGCGGTGGGCAGCTGGCGGTCGTCGGCGGCGGCGAACTGGACGCGCAGGAACGGCAGTCCGGCGAGCAGCAGCAGGGCCGTGATGCCGAGCGCGAACAGCGGGGCGCGCCGCATCACCAGGGTGGCGGTGCGGTGCCAGCCGGCGCCGGGCTCCCGGTCCGGCCGGGCGGTCCGGCGGCCCGGCAGCCTGATCTTCAGCGCGTCGATCCGGCCGCCCAGCAGGGTGAGCAGCGCGGGCAGCAGGACGAGGGCCGCGGCGGCGGCGATCAGCACCACGGAGATGCCCGCGTACGCGAAGGAACGCAGGAAGTAGAGCGGGAAGAGCAGCATCGCGGAGAGCGAGACCGCGACGGTCAGCGCGGAGAACAGCACCGCGCGGCCGGCGGTGGCGAGGGTCGTGGCGACGGCCTCGCGGACCTCCAGCCCGCGGTCGCGCTCCTCGCGGAAGCGGCGCACGATGAGCAGCGCGTAGTCGATGGCGAGGCCGAGGCCGAGCGCGGTGGTGAGGTTCTGCGCGAACACCGAGACCTCGGTGAACCCGGTGATGACCCGCAGTGCCGCGTTGGTGCCGAGGATCGCGCAGATCCCGACGGCGAGCGGCAGCAGGGCGGCGACCAGGCCGCGGAAGACCAGCACCAGGATCAACAGGGTGATCGGCAGCGCGATCAGCTCGGCCCGCGCCAGGTCGTCGGCGATGGTGGCCTGCATCTCCTCGCGCACGGCGACGGTGCCGCCGAGCCGGACGTCCAGCGCCTCCAGGCCGGCCGGGCTGCCGCGGTAGTGCGGGGCGATCCGGTCGAAGACCTCCTTGGCGTGGTTCTCGTCGCCCTCGATGTGGGCGAGGATCAGCGCCTTGCTCCGGTCGGTGGAGCGGAGTTCGTCGACGCCGGTCTGCCAGTAGGAGGTGACGCCGACGACCTCGGGCTCGAAGGCGAGCCGCTCGCCGAGCCGGGCGCCCGCCAGGGCGGCCGTGGGGGCGTCGACCGAACCGCCGGCCTTCGCCGAGACCTCCAGGACGAGGTTCGGCGAACTGGCCGGGAAGGACCGCTCCAGCAGTGCGGCGGCGTGCGCCGACTCGGAGGCCGGGTCGCTGGTGCCGCCGTTGTGCAGGCGGTCGGTGACACCGGCGCCCACGACCAGCGCGTTGACCAGGAAGATCACCACGAAGAGGAGGGCGGACCAGGGCCGGGCGGTGACCGCCCGGCCGAGTCGCTTGAGCATCGGGTACCTCACGGAGCGGGGGTGGCGGAGCGCTGCCCGGTCGGCAGCGCGGAGAGCAACTCGCCCACCCGGCCGGGCCGGTCCAGGGCGACGACCCGGCCCACCACCCCGTCCGGGCGGAGGTAGCAGGCCAGGCCCGCCGCCCCCGGCCGCCCGGCGCCGGGCAGCCGGCCGGCCGCGAGGTCGTACGCCGCCGGCCCCGCCGGGACGGGCGCGGGCCCGTCCGGCGGGAGCAGCAGCAGGACGTCGGCGAGGTCGCGCACGCCGCGCCGGGTCAGCTCGGTGGCGGCCTCCTCGGCCGCCGTCGCGGCCCCCGGCCCGGATCCCGCGACCAGCACGGCGTGCCGGCCGGTCGCGAGGTACCGGTGAAGGGTGGTTGCCGTGGCCCCGCCGATCGGGTCGAGGGGGGTGTCAC from Kitasatospora sp. NBC_00458 includes:
- a CDS encoding NAD-dependent epimerase/dehydratase family protein, translating into MTDVRTPPGRIVVTGATGLLGGAVVRALLAAGHEVTALVRDRDKAGRLLPADERLSVLAGDITDPADYRRALPGASGIVHTAAYFREYYQPQPDLGRLHAVNVDAVATLLREAVDAGVRRVVHTSSINTIGRGSTEFPADENTPPPADWQRNGYRASKVRAEQAIAEFCAREQLTVPLVLPGWMWGPGDAGPTSAGRLFLAVAQGELRAVPRAGNHVVDARDVAAACVRALTHGIGLRRYVVAGSWYGLHDLVTGIAAATGATPPRQIPAGAALAFATALEYGAKLRGRPPVATREGVRVLLDGTRTRLSSARAQKELGVTFRPLAQTLSDEASWYREQGRVAS
- a CDS encoding MMPL family transporter, encoding MLKRLGRAVTARPWSALLFVVIFLVNALVVGAGVTDRLHNGGTSDPASESAHAAALLERSFPASSPNLVLEVSAKAGGSVDAPTAALAGARLGERLAFEPEVVGVTSYWQTGVDELRSTDRSKALILAHIEGDENHAKEVFDRIAPHYRGSPAGLEALDVRLGGTVAVREEMQATIADDLARAELIALPITLLILVLVFRGLVAALLPLAVGICAILGTNAALRVITGFTEVSVFAQNLTTALGLGLAIDYALLIVRRFREERDRGLEVREAVATTLATAGRAVLFSALTVAVSLSAMLLFPLYFLRSFAYAGISVVLIAAAAALVLLPALLTLLGGRIDALKIRLPGRRTARPDREPGAGWHRTATLVMRRAPLFALGITALLLLAGLPFLRVQFAAADDRQLPTASESRVVQQSIRDGFTASATGVIDVVVHTGAAGNGTIPGPERDALARFAARLSGLPGVTEVSTPIGGYERGVTSGDAGPADSLRSADGLGHLSVVPVSDRGDVSQANQDLVGEIRRAGADFPALRPSVGGQAATLVDSKHAIAVRLLPAGALIAVATLVLVFLLTGSLLIPLQAVLLNALSLTAMFGVVVWVFQDGHLSGLLGFTPTGAVETTLPVLMFCVAFGLSMDYGVFLLSRVKEEYGRGRDPRKAVADGIQHTGGLITAAALILSVVLVAIGTSRITNTKMLGLGVALAVLVDATVVRCLLVPAVMALGGHATWWAPAPLKRFQERFGLREEPLAPETAAGAAGPAGAAPGAASDPATDPDHAAASDPAAPPGPDTGSGAVLTAKES